One part of the Coffea eugenioides isolate CCC68of chromosome 10, Ceug_1.0, whole genome shotgun sequence genome encodes these proteins:
- the LOC113750843 gene encoding uncharacterized protein LOC113750843, with amino-acid sequence MNTKVEEMHLMGLADIYTEAYRIISRCRKTFRGITFTLILPLSCFIFIASRDLSALTFTSSGDLPDFPSFGWDFFWFFKVVYLSCLIIYCNMSTSTVVFTASSIYGSGDNQPSFKKVRNVVPQAWERLTVTFLCNFFSFLVYSVTIAVITTFLSAITIGKYQFTQKLLLVVLPVYAVGFVYMTVIWQLASVVSVLEDSNGFEAMIKSKQLIKGRLVMTMFIFCQLNCSFALLHILFAKIVVYGHSLLMLQRVAFGLICLWSLCTLILFGLVVQTIVYFVCKSYHLETHRQVKPLESCDDTAV; translated from the coding sequence ATGAACACAAAAGTAGAGGAGATGCACCTCATGGGTCTAGCTGATATCTACACAGAAGCGTATAGGATCATCTCTAGATGCAGAAAAACTTTCAGAGGCATCACTTTTACTTTGATCCTACCTTTGTCATGCTTCATTTTCATAGCCAGTAGGGACTTATCTGCGTTGACCTTCACAAGCTCTGGTGACCTCCCTGATTTCCCTTCATTCGGATGGgatttcttttggtttttcaaGGTTGTTTATCTCAGCTGCCTGATCATCTATTGCAATATGTCAACTTCTACAGTGGTCTTTACTGCTTCATCAATATATGGATCTGGTGATAATCAACCAAGTTTCAAGAAGGTCAGAAATGTCGTGCCACAGGCTTGGGAAAGGCTAACGGTCACTTTTTTatgcaatttcttttctttcttggtaTACAGCGTTACCATTGCAGTGATCACAACATTCCTATCAGCTATTACAATTGGAAAATATCAGTTCACGCAAAAACTTCTCCTAGTTGTGTTGCCAGTTTACGCGGTGGGTTTTGTTTATATGACAGTGATTTGGCAGTTGGCTAGTGTTGTATCGGTTTTAGAAGATTCGAATGGATTTGAAGCCATGATCAAGAGCAAGCAGTTGATCAAAGGAAGGTTGGTAATGACAATGTTCATATTCTGTCAATTGAATTGCTCTTTTGCTTTGCTACATATTTTGTTTGCAAAGATCGTTGTATACGGGCATTCATTGTTGATGCTGCAGAGGGTTGCGTTTGGCTTAATTTGTCTTTGGTCACTTTGCACATTGATTCTCTTTGGATTGGTCGTCCAGACTATCGTCTACTTTGTCTGCAAGTCATATCATCTTGAAACTCATCGACAAGTCAAGCCACTTGAGAGTTGTGATGACACTGCAGTTTAG
- the LOC113750844 gene encoding uncharacterized protein LOC113750844, with amino-acid sequence MSLSKFALDSTDSITEKKSQRNKKLREQYAALSAQEKEIRLAKQREAYQRRKLNKFLALPAHEQLKRAEKSVIGETFCIHSNQAKVEDEQDRLAKKKEMRRQKQREAYHKKKLRLSFDTHTSKDTAEIIDTAPATALTATVSTNCLSSEDPENLQKMESATSTADNILSAKMPSLEILQKMESVIPATNNILFAEVPLNSGLVIEKPVDTNAKVFSETNVSQSNNNDKCEKHVTAFSSYDKGSSSNTKSSDKYICSGNSATHCSG; translated from the exons atgagtttgtCGAAGTTTGCTCTTGATTCTACTGATTCAATAACGGAAAAAAAGAGCCAACGTAATAAAAAGTTAAGGGAGCAATACGCTGCACTCTCTGCTCAAGAAAAGGAGATTCGTTTGGCCAAACAGAGAGAGGCATACCAAAGAaggaaattaaataaatttttagcGCTTCCTGCTCACGAACAATTGAAACGAGCTGAAAAATCAGTTATTGGGGAGACTTTTTGCATTCACAGTAACCAAGCAAAGGTTGAAGACGAACAAGACCGTCTGGCAAAAAAGAAGGAAATGCGTCGACAGAAACAGAGAGAGGCTTATCATAAGAAAAAATTACGCCTATCTTTTGATACTCATACATCAAAAGATACTGCAGAAATTATCGATACTGCTCCTGCTACTGCATTAACTGCTACCGTGAGTACCAATTGCCTGTCGAGTGAAGATCCAGAAAATCTTCAAAAAATGGAGAGTGCCACTTCTACGGCAGACAACATATTATCTGCTAAAATGCCATCTCTAGAAATTCTCCAAAAAATGGAAAGTGTCATTCCTGCTACAAACAACATATTATTTGCTGAAGTACCACTTAATTCTGGATTAGTTATTGAAAAGCCAGTTGACACTAATGCAAAAG TATTCTCAGAGACGAATGTATCCCAGTCAAACAACAATGACAAATGTGAAAAACACGTCACTGCTTTCTCAAGTTATGACAAag GATCCTCCTCAAATACAAAGTCCAGTGATAAGTACATATGCTCTGGAAACTCTGCTACTCATTGTTCAGGTTAG
- the LOC113750845 gene encoding uncharacterized protein LOC113750845: protein MALVQKSGQPDLFITMTCNPAWPEIKEAMLRTDEAHNRPDHLSRVFHAKVNILKEDLFKKHIFGDVAAYTYVVEFQKRGLPHIHMLIILQPRSKLYSTESYDRIVSAEILDEQANKHLFNMVRKHMMHGPCGSKNPKNVCMQGSFMRRCRNNYPKKWASRTTHGNNTYPTYRRRNDGKKIIGRGQELDNRWVVPYNPYLLAKFNCHINVEICSTIKAVTYVYKYIYKGHDKIHFQVNNDNEPIANTQPTQIDEITEYQSARWVCPVEAIWRIYRFSLSEMHPAVIHLQLHLENFQCMTFNEKEDL from the coding sequence ATGGCTCTTGTACAAAAATCTGGCCAACCTGATTTATTTATTACAATGACTTGTAACCCTGCTTGGCCAGAGATAAAAGAAGCCATGTTACGTACAGATGAAGCTCACAACCGACCAGATCACCTATCAAGAGTGTTTCATGCAAAGGTCAACATTTTAAAGGAAGATTTATTCAAAAAGCATATATTTGGAGATGTAGCGGCATATACTTATGTTGTGGAATTCCAGAAACGTGGACTACCACATATTCATATGCTTATTATTCTGCAGCCGAGATCAAAATTATATTCGACAGAATCCTATGATCGAATTGTGTCTGCTGAAATACTAGATGAACAAGCAAATAAACATCTATTTAATATGGTTCGAAAGCACATGATGCATGGCCCATGTGGATCAAAAAATCCAAAGAACGTGTGTATGCAAGGCTCATTTATGAGAAGGTGCAGAAATAATTATCCCAAGAAATGGGCTAGCAGAACAACTCATGGAAACAACACCTATCCAACTTATAGGCGAAGAAATGATGGCAAGAAAATCATTGGCCGTGGGCAAGAACTCGATAACAGGTGGGTAGTTCCATACAACCCCTATTTACTTGCGAAATTTAATTGTCATATCAATGTTGAGATATGTTCTACTATTAAAGCTGTTACATATGTCTATAAATATATCTACAAAGGACATGATAAGATACATTTTCAGGTTAACAATGATAATGAACCAATAGCTAATACCCAACCAACTCAGATTGATGAAATTACAGAATATCAATCAGCTAGATGGGTATGCCCAGTTGAAGCTATATGGCGTATTTATAGATTTTCGTTATCTGAAATGCATCCTGCAGTTATTCATCTTCAGCTACACCTTGAGAATTTTCAGTGCATGACTTTTAATGAAAAAGAAGATTTATGA
- the LOC113750846 gene encoding uncharacterized protein LOC113750846 — translation MEEAAAYHMPYRLRRLFATLLVYFPPINPPALWNKFEQAMSEDYNRTSTLPPEQIRLEVLHQISNFLDSMGKDINSFSLVSTTLRFRDRYTNTRDTLSELNIQVSEADLLAIAQLNAEQKTAFHHIMDAIFVKQKGCFFIDGPGGTGKTFLYKALLAEIRSKGYIALATASCGVATSILPGGRTAHSCFKIPIDMNPANMCKVSKQSASANLIRQAKLILWDEAPMTHRHGIEGVDKLLRDLMDSTELFGGKVIVFGGDFRQVLPVVTKGIITDFIEASIISSYIWPQLTKLHLNQNMRAIANPQFTAYLLRIGNATEPLIDDTNIRVPDHLLIPYTNEDESINILINSVFSDLTAFTDENFSLINRAILTTKNEFVDELKHPYTELSWTST, via the coding sequence ATGGAAGAAGCTGCTGCATATCATATGCCATACAGGCTAAGGAGATTATTTGCAACTTTATTGGTTTATTTCCCACCGATAAATCCTCCAGCTTTATGGAACAAATTTGAACAGGCAATGTCTGAAGACTACAATAGGACATCTACTTTACCTCCTGAACAGATTCGACTTGAGGTACTACACCAAATCAGCAACTTTTTGGATTCAATGGGAAAAGACATAAACAGCTTTTCCTTAGTCTCTACAACATTGAGATTCCGAGATAGATACACAAATACAAGAGACACCTTAAGTGAACTCAATATTCAGGTATCGGAAGCAGATTTATTAGCCATTGCACAGCTCAATGCAGAACAAAAAACTGCTTTTCACCACATAATGGATGCTATCTTTGTCAAACAAAAGGGATGCTTTTTTATTGATGGCCCTGGAGGCACAGGAAAAACATTTCTATACAAAGCTTTGCTAGCTGAAATAAGATCAAAGGGTTATATAGCTCTTGCAACTGCATCATGTGGAGTTGCAACATCTATTTTACCCGGAGGACGAACAGCTCACTCGTGCTTCAAAATCCCTATAGATATGAATCCAGCTAACATGTGTAAAGTTAGCAAACAAAGTGCTTCAGCAAATTTAATTCGTCAGGCAAAATTAATTCTTTGGGATGAAGCACCAATGACTCATCGACATGGAATCGAAGGAGTTGATAAACTTCTAAGAGATCTCATGGACTCCACAGAATTATTTGGAGGAAAAGTTATTGTATTCGGCGGCGATTTCAGACAGGTCTTACCCGTAGTCACAAAAGGAATCATAACAGATTTTATTGAAGCAAGTATCATTAGTTCCTATATCTGGCCACAACTCACGAAGCTTCATCTCAACCAAAATATGAGAGCTATAGCTAATCCACAGTTTACTGCTTATCTCCTTCGAATTGGAAATGCAACGGAGCCACTGATCGATGATACCAACATTCGCGTCCCAGACCACCTTCTCATACCCTATACTAATGAAGATGAGTCCATCAATATACTCATAAATTCTGTTTTTTCAGATCTTACAGCTTTTACTGATGAAAACTTTTCTTTGATAAATCGAGCAATACTTACAACTAAAAATGAATTTGTTGATGAACTAAAACATCCTTATACAGAACTTTCCTGGACAAGCACATGA